A single genomic interval of Daucus carota subsp. sativus chromosome 1, DH1 v3.0, whole genome shotgun sequence harbors:
- the LOC108204727 gene encoding potassium transporter 11: protein MASGEDSCENGGTKGSMWDLDQKLDQPMDEEAGRIKNMYREKKFSAILLLRLAFQSLGVVYGDLGTSPLYVFYNTFPDGIKDTEEIIGALSLIIYSLTLIPLLKYVFLVCRANDNGQGGTFALYSLLRRHAKVNTVPNQHRTDEELTTYSRSIFHENSFAAKTKKWLEANGFRKNSLLMLVLVGTCMVIGDGILTPAISVLSASGGIKVDHPQMSNDVVVIVAVVILVGLFSMQHYGTDKVGFIFAPIVLLWFILIGGIGMYNILKYDRKIVRAISPVYIYHYFRRGGKRSWTSLGGIMLSITGTEALFADLAHFPVSAIQLAFTVVVFPCLLLAYSGQAAYLMKNSEHVRDAFYRSIPDTMYWPMFIVATLAAIVASQATISATFSIIKQALALGCFPRVKVVHTSKKFLGQIYIPDINWILMLLCIAVTAGFRNQSQIGNAYGTAVVIVMLATTFLMTLIMLLVWRCHWIIVLIFTVLSLLVECTYFSAVLFKVDQGGWVPLVIAAAFLIVMYIWHYGTVKRYEFEMHSKVSLGWILGLGPSLGLVRVPGVGLVYTELASGVPRIFSHFITNLPAIHSVVVFVCVKYLPVYTVPEDERFLVKRIGPKNFHMFRCVARYGYKDLHKKDDDFEKKLFASLFLFVRLESMMEGCSDSEEYSLYGQQTQQSRDMMLEDNPNTNISYADSTISTIDSIVPANANHTGMSSGQVSSHTEIDETEFLNASRDAGVVHILGNTVIRARRDAGFHKKIAIDYIYAFLRKICRENSVIFNVPHESLLNVGQIFYV from the exons ATGGCTAGTGGGGAAGATAGTTGTGAAAATGGTGGAACTAAAGGGAGTATGTGGGATTTGGACCAGAAGCTTGATCAGCCTATGGATGAGGAGGCTGGAAGAATAAAGAATATGTACAGAGAGAAA AAATTTTCGGCTATATTGCTTTTGCGACTTGCATTCCAGAGTCTTGGAGTGGTTTATGGAGACTTGGGAACATCTCCCTTATATGTCTTTTACAATACCTTTCCTGATGGAATCAAAGACACAGAAGAGATCATCGGAGCACTGTCattaattatatactccctcacACTCATCCCACTATTAAAGTATGTCTTCCTTGTGTGTCGGGCGAATGACAATGGCCAAG GTGGTACTTTTGCTCTTTACTCACTGCTCCGCCGACATGCAAAAGTTAATACAGTTCCAAACCAGCATCGGACTGATGAGGAGTTGACAACTTATAGTCGTAGCATCTTTCATGAAAATTCATTTGCTGCAAAAACCAAGAAATGGTTGGAAGCAAATGGATTTAGAAAAAACAGTCTTCTTATGCTCGTCCTTGTTGGCACTTGCATGGTAATTGGTGATGGGATTCTTACTCCAGCTATATCAG TTCTTTCAGCTTCTGGAGGAATTAAGGTGGACCATCCGCAGATGAGTAATG ATGTAGTTGTGATTGTGGCTGTTGTCATATTAGTCGGTTTGTTTAGCATGCAACATTATGGGACAGATAAAGTTGGGTTTATATTTGCCCCAATCGTTCTGCTTTGGTTTATATTGATCGGAGGTATTGGAATGTACAATATTCTGAAATATGACAGAAAAATTGTGCGGGCTATCTCCCCTGTTTACATATATCATTACTTTAGAAGGGGTGGAAAACGTTCTTGGACCTCTCTCGGAGGGATCATGCTTAGCATCACAG GGACGGAGGCGCTTTTTGCTGACCTGGCCCACTTCCCGGTTTCAGCAATACAACTTGCTTTTACAGTAGTTGTTTTTCCTTGTCTTTTATTAGCTTATTCTGGCCAAGCAGCCTACCTCATGAAGAACAGCGAACATGTGCGTGATGCATTCTATCGTTCCATTCCAG ACACCATGTACTGGCCTATGTTTATAGTTGCTACTTTAGCTGCTATAGTTGCAAGTCAGGCCACCATCTCGGCTACTTTCTCAATAATCAAGCAGGCCCTTGCACTTGGCTGTTTCCCCAGAGTCAAGGTTGTACATacatcaaaaaaatttcttggGCAAATATATATTCCCGATATTAATTGGATCCTTATGCTTCTTTGCATTGCTGTTACTGCTGGATTCCGAAATCAAAGCCAAATTGGTAACGCTTATG GGACCGCAGTTGTTATTGTCATGCTGGCTACCACGTTTCTCATGACTTTAATCATGCTGTTAGTATGGCGCTGTCATTGGATTATAGTCCTTATATTTACAGTTTTGTCCCTACTGGTGGAGTGTACCTACTTCTCAGCTGTACTTTTCAAGGTTGATCAGGGTGGTTGGGTTCCGCTTGTTATTGCAGCGGCATTTCTCATAGTAATGTATATTTGGCATTATGGTACTGTGAAACGTTATGAATTCGAGATGCACAGTAAGGTCTCCCTAGGATGGATCCTTGGCCTCGGCCCCAGTTTGGGACTGGTCCGTGTCCCTGGGGTGGGACTCGTATACACAGAGCTGGCAAGTGGGGTACCTCGTATTTTTTCACATTTCATCACGAACTTGCCCGCTATTCATTCTGTAGTTGTTTTTGTCTGTGTCAAGTACCTGCCAGTTTACACAGTACCTGAAGATGAAAGGTTTCTTGTCAAACGCATTGGACCGAAAAATTTTCACATGTTTCGCTGTGTTGCAAGATATGGCTACAAAGATCTCCACAAGAAAGACGATGATTTTGAGAAAAAGCTCTTCGCTAGCCTCTTTTTGTTTGTTCGGCTCGAGTCTATGATGGAAGGATGTTCTGATTCTGAAGAGTACAGCTTGTATGGTCAACAAACCCAACAGTCAAGAGACATGATGCTGGAAGATAACCCAAATACCAATATCTCCTACGCTGACTCCACAATTTCTACAATAGACTCCATTGTTCCAGCCAATGCAAACCATACTGGCATGTCATCTGGACAAGTGAGCAGTCATACAGAGATCGATGAAACTGAATTCCTCAACGCTAGTAGAGATGCCGGGGTCGTCCACATCCTTGGGAACACTGTGATAAGAGCAAGGCGAGATGCAGGGTTCCATAAAAAGATAGCTATAGACTATATATATGCGTTTTTAAGAAAGATATGTAGGGAGAACAGTGTTATATTTAATGTTCCTCATGAGAGTCTGCTAAATGTTGGACAGATTTTCTATGTTtga